The Oncorhynchus nerka isolate Pitt River linkage group LG12, Oner_Uvic_2.0, whole genome shotgun sequence genome includes a region encoding these proteins:
- the LOC115138018 gene encoding uncharacterized protein LOC115138018 isoform X2, with product MIIYWTILFYANLGCALNKDVIQPDPVIVTQLGQSVSLNCFCQSHLIKVSWFKQTVGQKPLLMASSFYHTQNSFYSNNFNKDFTETKHLSVKRGVDSCNLTISKTESGDSATYYCVNLLAREAIFGEGTVLIVKDSWSNHMSVLQQPVSESVQPGDSVTLNCTIHTETCAGEHSVFWFRHGSGKSHPGIIYNNGDRSDQCERSPEAGSPTQSCVYNLPKRNLSLSDAGTYYCAVSSCGEILFGNGTKLDVEVSDLLGDQSNLLFLIIISCLTTTVILSVIVNIILCVRMKRSQCEHCAAGTPFQQSHYGNPHSNTTDQQLHGDDDGLNYAGLKFTDKKPRRQRREQKEEETIYSGVSHQVRM from the exons ATGATTATATATTGGACAATCTTGTTTTACGCCAATTTGG GTTGTGCACTTAACAAGGATGTAATCCAACCAGACCCTGTGATAGTTACACAACTGGGACAAAGTGTATCACTCAATTGCTTTTGTCAATCTCATTTGATCAAAGTCTCTTGGTTCAAGCAAACTGTTGGACAGAAGCCTCTTCTCATGGCATCATCATTTTATCACACTCAAAATAGTTTTTATTCCAACAACTTTAACAAAGACTTTACTGAGACTAAACATTTGAGTGTGAAGAGAGGAGTTGACAGCTGTAACCTGACCATCTCCAAGACAGAGTCAGGGGACTCAGCTACATACTACTGTGTTAATTTGTTAGCGAGGGAAGCCATATTTGGAGAAGGAACTGTTTTAATTGTCAAAG ACTCATGGTCCAACCACATGTCTGTGCTCCAGCAGCCTGTGTCTGAGTCAGTTCAGCCCGGAGACTCTGTGACTCTGAACTGTACAATACACACTGAGACCTGTGCAGGAGAACACAGTGTATTTTGGTTCAGACATGGCTCAGGAAAATCCCATCCAGGAATCATTTACAACAATGGAGACAGGAGTGATCAGTGTGAGAGGAGCCCTGAGGCTGGGTCTCCTACACAGAGCTGTGTCTACAACCTCCCCAAGAGGAACCTCAGCCTCTCTGATGCTGGGACTTACTACTGTGCTGTGTCCTCATGTGGGGAGATACTGTTTGGGAATGGTACCAAGCTGGATGTTGAAG TTTCAGACCTGTTGGGCGATCAGAGTAATCTTCTTTTCCTCATCATCATATCTTGcctgacaactactgtgattctGAGTGTGATTGTCAACATTATCCTCTGTGTGAGAATGAAGAGGTCACAATGTGaacactgtgcag CGGGGACCCCTTTTCAGCAAAGCCACTATGGGAATCCTCATTccaacaccacagaccaacag CTCCACGGTGACGATGATGGCCTGAACTATGCTGGCCTAAAGTTCACTGACAAGAAGcccaggagacagaggagagaacagaaagaggaagaAACCATCTATTCTGGTGTGAGTCATCAAGTCAGGATGTGA
- the LOC115138018 gene encoding uncharacterized protein LOC115138018 isoform X1, which translates to MIICWTIFLFYANFGCALNKDVIQPDPVIVTQLGQSVSLNCFCQSHLIKVSWFKQTVGQKPLLMASSFYHTQNSFYSNNFNKDFTETKHLSVKRGVDSCNLTISKTESGDSATYYCVNLLAREAIFGEGTVLIVKDSWSNHMSVLQQPVSESVQPGDSVTLNCTIHTETCAGEHSVFWFRHGSGKSHPGIIYNNGDRSDQCERSPEAGSPTQSCVYNLPKRNLSLSDAGTYYCAVSSCGEILFGNGTKLDVEVSDLLGDQSNLLFLIIISCLTTTVILSVIVNIILCVRMKRSQCEHCAAGTPFQQSHYGNPHSNTTDQQLHGDDDGLNYAGLKFTDKKPRRQRREQKEEETIYSGVSHQVRM; encoded by the exons GTTGTGCACTTAACAAGGATGTAATCCAACCAGACCCTGTGATAGTTACACAACTGGGACAAAGTGTATCACTCAATTGCTTTTGTCAATCTCATTTGATCAAAGTCTCTTGGTTCAAGCAAACTGTTGGACAGAAGCCTCTTCTCATGGCATCATCATTTTATCACACTCAAAATAGTTTTTATTCCAACAACTTTAACAAAGACTTTACTGAGACTAAACATTTGAGTGTGAAGAGAGGAGTTGACAGCTGTAACCTGACCATCTCCAAGACAGAGTCAGGGGACTCAGCTACATACTACTGTGTTAATTTGTTAGCGAGGGAAGCCATATTTGGAGAAGGAACTGTTTTAATTGTCAAAG ACTCATGGTCCAACCACATGTCTGTGCTCCAGCAGCCTGTGTCTGAGTCAGTTCAGCCCGGAGACTCTGTGACTCTGAACTGTACAATACACACTGAGACCTGTGCAGGAGAACACAGTGTATTTTGGTTCAGACATGGCTCAGGAAAATCCCATCCAGGAATCATTTACAACAATGGAGACAGGAGTGATCAGTGTGAGAGGAGCCCTGAGGCTGGGTCTCCTACACAGAGCTGTGTCTACAACCTCCCCAAGAGGAACCTCAGCCTCTCTGATGCTGGGACTTACTACTGTGCTGTGTCCTCATGTGGGGAGATACTGTTTGGGAATGGTACCAAGCTGGATGTTGAAG TTTCAGACCTGTTGGGCGATCAGAGTAATCTTCTTTTCCTCATCATCATATCTTGcctgacaactactgtgattctGAGTGTGATTGTCAACATTATCCTCTGTGTGAGAATGAAGAGGTCACAATGTGaacactgtgcag CGGGGACCCCTTTTCAGCAAAGCCACTATGGGAATCCTCATTccaacaccacagaccaacag CTCCACGGTGACGATGATGGCCTGAACTATGCTGGCCTAAAGTTCACTGACAAGAAGcccaggagacagaggagagaacagaaagaggaagaAACCATCTATTCTGGTGTGAGTCATCAAGTCAGGATGTGA
- the LOC115138024 gene encoding uncharacterized protein LOC115138024 isoform X2 produces MSKLDLKTQGIPLLFYRHFDHPKLYLRYITANIFLCSLIHGVAGSESSSIRQEIGLISSNVGDTVVLRCFNAGDMGIMFSFYKQTFGNIPQLISTIYKYDSNATFYHEFKGNPRFSVEGGQGKNNLMIADVELSDSGTYYCGSAYGYKVEFGQGVILIIKDSGSRNMPFIHQPVSESVQPGDSVTLNCTIHTETCAGEHSVYWFRHGSGESHPGIIYTHGERSDQCEKSLEAVSPTQSCVYNLPKRNLSLSDSGTYYCAVASCGEILFGNGTKLDIEGGSVDPLLFVYCLAVALAFAFILIILLACMIYKMKKTTCLQCSELVSQTRGPTISRSDAGSQDADSLHYVALPLSNKKNRSRRQRGNMEEETVVMYSGIRQ; encoded by the exons ATGTCCAAACTTGATTTGAAGACACAAGGTATCCCATTATTGTTTTACAGACACTTTGACCATCCAAAGTTGTATTTAAGGTATATAACAGCTAATATATTTTTATGTTCTCTAATTCATGGAGTAGCTGGGTCTGAATCCTCATCCATCCGTCAGGAGATTGGTCTCATTTCAAGCAACGTTGGAGACACAGTGGTTTTGCGTTGCTTCAATGCAGGCGACATGGGAATAATGTTCTCCTTTTACAAGCAAACTTTTGGAAATATTCCTCAGCTCATCTCAACCATCTATAAGTATGACAGTAATGCAACATTTTACCATGAGTTTAAGGGTAACCCTCGCTTCTCAGTGGAAGGTGGCCAAGGGAAAAATAATCTAATGATCGCAGACGTGGAACTCTCTGATTCAGGCACATACTACTGTGGAAGTGCTTATGGATACAAGGTGGAGTTTGGACAAGGAGTCATTCTCATCATAAAAG ATTCAGGTTCCAGAAATATGCCTTTTATACATCAGCCTGTGTCTGAGTCAGTCCAGCCAGGAGACTCTGTGACTCTGAACTGTACAATACACACTGAGACCTGTGCAGGAGAACACAGTGTCTATTGGTTCAGACATGGCTCAGGAGAATCCCATCCAGGAATAATTTACACGCATGGAGAAAGGAGTGATCAGTGTGAAAAGAGCCTTGAAGCTGTGTCTCCTACACAGAGCTGTGTCTACAACCTCCCCAAGAGGAACCTCAGCCTCTCTGATTCTGGGACTTACTATTGTGCTGTGGCCTCATGTGGGGAGATACTGTTTGGGAATGGTACCAAGCTGGATATTGAGG GCGGGAGTGTAGACCCTCTTCTCTTTGTATACTGCCTGGCCGTAGCATTGGCCTTTGCGTTTATCTTGATCATTCTCCTTGCCTGCATGATTTACAAGATGAAGAAGACAACATGTCTGCAGTGTAGTG AACTGGTCTCTCAGACAAGAGGTCCTACAATTTCCCGGTCAGATGCAGGG AGCCAAGATGCAGACAGTCTCCATTACGTAGCTCTGCCTCTGAGCAACAAGAAGAACAGGTCTagaagacagagaggaaacaTGGAGGAAGAGACAGTGGTCATGTACTCTGGAATTAGACAGTAG
- the LOC115138024 gene encoding uncharacterized protein LOC115138024 isoform X1 — protein sequence MSKLDLKTQGIPLLFYRHFDHPKLYLRYITANIFLCSLIHGVAGSESSSIRQEIGLISSNVGDTVVLRCFNAGDMGIMFSFYKQTFGNIPQLISTIYKYDSNATFYHEFKGNPRFSVEGGQGKNNLMIADVELSDSGTYYCGSAYGYKVEFGQGVILIIKDSGSRNMPFIHQPVSESVQPGDSVTLNCTIHTETCAGEHSVYWFRHGSGESHPGIIYTHGERSDQCEKSLEAVSPTQSCVYNLPKRNLSLSDSGTYYCAVASCGEILFGNGTKLDIEAGGSVDPLLFVYCLAVALAFAFILIILLACMIYKMKKTTCLQCSELVSQTRGPTISRSDAGSQDADSLHYVALPLSNKKNRSRRQRGNMEEETVVMYSGIRQ from the exons ATGTCCAAACTTGATTTGAAGACACAAGGTATCCCATTATTGTTTTACAGACACTTTGACCATCCAAAGTTGTATTTAAGGTATATAACAGCTAATATATTTTTATGTTCTCTAATTCATGGAGTAGCTGGGTCTGAATCCTCATCCATCCGTCAGGAGATTGGTCTCATTTCAAGCAACGTTGGAGACACAGTGGTTTTGCGTTGCTTCAATGCAGGCGACATGGGAATAATGTTCTCCTTTTACAAGCAAACTTTTGGAAATATTCCTCAGCTCATCTCAACCATCTATAAGTATGACAGTAATGCAACATTTTACCATGAGTTTAAGGGTAACCCTCGCTTCTCAGTGGAAGGTGGCCAAGGGAAAAATAATCTAATGATCGCAGACGTGGAACTCTCTGATTCAGGCACATACTACTGTGGAAGTGCTTATGGATACAAGGTGGAGTTTGGACAAGGAGTCATTCTCATCATAAAAG ATTCAGGTTCCAGAAATATGCCTTTTATACATCAGCCTGTGTCTGAGTCAGTCCAGCCAGGAGACTCTGTGACTCTGAACTGTACAATACACACTGAGACCTGTGCAGGAGAACACAGTGTCTATTGGTTCAGACATGGCTCAGGAGAATCCCATCCAGGAATAATTTACACGCATGGAGAAAGGAGTGATCAGTGTGAAAAGAGCCTTGAAGCTGTGTCTCCTACACAGAGCTGTGTCTACAACCTCCCCAAGAGGAACCTCAGCCTCTCTGATTCTGGGACTTACTATTGTGCTGTGGCCTCATGTGGGGAGATACTGTTTGGGAATGGTACCAAGCTGGATATTGAGG CAGGCGGGAGTGTAGACCCTCTTCTCTTTGTATACTGCCTGGCCGTAGCATTGGCCTTTGCGTTTATCTTGATCATTCTCCTTGCCTGCATGATTTACAAGATGAAGAAGACAACATGTCTGCAGTGTAGTG AACTGGTCTCTCAGACAAGAGGTCCTACAATTTCCCGGTCAGATGCAGGG AGCCAAGATGCAGACAGTCTCCATTACGTAGCTCTGCCTCTGAGCAACAAGAAGAACAGGTCTagaagacagagaggaaacaTGGAGGAAGAGACAGTGGTCATGTACTCTGGAATTAGACAGTAG